The Aminiphilus circumscriptus DSM 16581 genome contains a region encoding:
- a CDS encoding DHCW motif cupin fold protein yields the protein MELRDIPFQTVDLESLPAEEHSGIGGNALWKVVKQGNVRVRIVVYPPGYLADHWCEKGHVVYVLEGSFTSELKDGRKYELTPGMCYLVADGAEPHRSSTEEGVKLLIVD from the coding sequence ATGGAGCTGAGGGACATTCCGTTTCAGACGGTGGATCTGGAGAGCCTGCCCGCGGAGGAGCACAGCGGCATCGGCGGCAACGCCCTCTGGAAAGTGGTGAAACAGGGGAACGTGCGGGTGCGCATCGTCGTCTATCCGCCGGGCTATCTGGCGGACCACTGGTGCGAGAAGGGACACGTGGTGTACGTTCTGGAGGGCTCCTTCACGTCGGAGCTCAAGGACGGCAGAAAGTACGAGCTGACGCCGGGCATGTGCTACCTCGTGGCGGACGGAGCGGAGCCCCACCGTTCCTCCACGGAGGAGGGCGTGAAGCTCCTCATCGTGGACTGA
- a CDS encoding methylglyoxal synthase yields MKHIGLIAHDECKSDLLKWVGKHLTALEPHHLFATGTTGGLLTETYPNLLVSRFRSGPLGGDQQMGSAIAEKTIDLLIFFIDPLGTHPHDVDIKALLRLAVLYDVPSAFNEATADFLVSSPHFQGPYEPHERDHGKYLARFAAKNRTSQ; encoded by the coding sequence ATGAAACACATCGGCCTCATCGCCCACGACGAATGTAAATCCGATCTTTTGAAATGGGTGGGGAAACACCTGACGGCCCTCGAACCGCACCATCTTTTCGCCACGGGAACCACCGGCGGGTTACTCACGGAGACCTATCCGAACCTCCTCGTCTCCCGTTTCCGCAGCGGCCCGCTTGGAGGAGACCAGCAAATGGGCTCGGCCATCGCCGAAAAGACCATCGACCTGCTTATTTTCTTCATCGATCCTCTGGGAACGCATCCCCACGATGTGGACATCAAGGCGCTTTTGCGCCTGGCGGTTCTCTACGACGTGCCCTCGGCCTTCAACGAGGCCACGGCGGACTTCCTCGTGTCAAGTCCGCATTTTCAGGGCCCCTACGAACCACACGAAAGGGACCATGGCAAATATCTGGCCCGCTTCGCCGCGAAAAATCGGACCTCTCAGTGA
- a CDS encoding TIGR00266 family protein — MAEWFLSYGGKQEGPYTTEQAAERVAKDPSGFAWRQGYAEWLPMSAVDELRSAFAAPPPPPSVARRKADEVDFRVFGTEMQYVEIELDPGESVVAEAGGMMYKDPRISMESIFGDGSASSSGGGFMGKLMGAGKRVLSGESLFMTLFTHTGQGKAKVAFAAPYPGNILPLHLDDLGGTLICQKDSFLCAAKGVAVGIYLQKKILTGLFGGEGFIMQRLDGDGMVFVHAGGTLMERELAPGEALDVDTGCVVAFAPSVQFNVRQAGNIKTALFGGEGLFFAHLQGPGKVWLQSLPFSRLASRMLLGSGGKDEGSVLPNIGGLFRGDGN; from the coding sequence ATGGCGGAATGGTTTCTGAGTTACGGCGGCAAGCAGGAAGGCCCCTACACGACGGAACAGGCGGCGGAGCGGGTGGCGAAGGACCCGTCGGGATTCGCCTGGCGGCAGGGCTATGCGGAGTGGCTTCCCATGAGTGCCGTGGACGAGCTGCGGAGCGCCTTTGCGGCACCGCCCCCACCTCCCTCCGTTGCCCGGCGCAAGGCCGACGAGGTGGATTTCCGCGTCTTCGGCACGGAGATGCAGTATGTGGAGATCGAGCTCGATCCCGGCGAGAGCGTCGTCGCCGAGGCGGGGGGCATGATGTACAAGGATCCCCGCATCTCCATGGAGAGCATCTTCGGCGACGGGTCCGCCTCGTCCTCGGGCGGCGGGTTCATGGGCAAGCTTATGGGCGCGGGCAAGCGGGTCCTCTCGGGGGAGAGCCTTTTCATGACCCTCTTCACCCACACCGGACAGGGCAAGGCCAAGGTCGCCTTCGCCGCCCCCTATCCGGGGAACATCCTTCCCCTGCATCTGGACGACCTGGGCGGAACCCTCATCTGCCAGAAGGACAGCTTCCTCTGCGCCGCCAAGGGCGTCGCCGTGGGCATCTATCTTCAGAAGAAGATCCTCACGGGGCTCTTCGGCGGCGAGGGGTTCATCATGCAGCGTCTCGACGGGGACGGCATGGTCTTCGTCCACGCCGGCGGCACCCTGATGGAGCGCGAACTCGCTCCCGGCGAGGCCCTCGACGTGGACACGGGGTGCGTGGTGGCCTTCGCCCCCTCGGTGCAGTTCAACGTGCGCCAGGCGGGGAACATCAAGACTGCCCTCTTCGGCGGCGAGGGGCTTTTCTTCGCCCATCTCCAGGGACCCGGCAAGGTGTGGCTCCAGTCCCTGCCCTTCTCCCGGCTCGCCTCGCGAATGCTTTTGGGCTCGGGCGGCAAGGACGAGGGATCCGTTCTTCCCAATATCGGCGGCCTCTTCCGGGGCGACGGCAACTGA
- a CDS encoding EamA family transporter — MSSGRTRQDSFSLKTWAALVTLYLCWGSIFLANRLALEGFPPFLANAVRFFVAGVILYAWLRFRGEPPMTSREWRQAFWVGILLFICGSGFTTVGQLTVSSAMTATVVSTVPLWAVLASSLLERTMPGRTELLGMAVGVAGVVFLHLDQGLRGNLTGSLFLLAAAATWGIGSSFNRVLPAFHRPLGSAVQMIVGGVQVFAVGMLLGERPVWPLPPAAILGALHLVTLGSIVGFSVYLYLLRTTRASVATSYAFTNPVIASFLGWWLLGETVTLHHLAAMGVILVGVALVLLGRKKTGTAGGGMPLGKCPEEAVVRH; from the coding sequence ATGTCATCCGGCAGAACGCGACAGGATTCCTTCTCTCTCAAGACCTGGGCCGCCCTGGTGACCCTCTATCTCTGCTGGGGTTCCATCTTCCTGGCGAACCGCCTCGCCCTGGAGGGGTTTCCGCCTTTTCTGGCCAACGCGGTACGCTTCTTCGTCGCCGGCGTGATCCTCTACGCATGGCTGCGTTTCCGCGGCGAGCCTCCCATGACGTCAAGGGAGTGGAGGCAGGCGTTCTGGGTGGGAATTCTGCTCTTCATCTGCGGGTCCGGCTTTACTACCGTGGGACAGCTCACGGTCTCCTCCGCCATGACTGCCACGGTGGTCTCCACGGTGCCTCTCTGGGCGGTGCTGGCAAGTTCTCTGTTGGAACGGACCATGCCGGGACGGACGGAACTTCTGGGCATGGCCGTAGGTGTGGCTGGGGTGGTGTTCCTCCATCTCGACCAGGGGCTTCGGGGCAATCTCACGGGAAGTCTCTTTCTGCTCGCCGCGGCGGCCACATGGGGCATCGGTTCATCCTTCAACCGTGTCCTGCCGGCGTTTCATCGCCCTCTCGGCTCGGCGGTACAGATGATCGTGGGAGGAGTGCAAGTTTTTGCCGTGGGCATGCTCCTGGGAGAACGCCCGGTCTGGCCCCTGCCGCCCGCGGCAATTCTCGGGGCGCTGCACCTGGTGACGCTGGGATCCATCGTGGGGTTTTCCGTCTATCTCTATCTGCTGCGTACCACCCGCGCCTCCGTGGCGACCAGTTATGCCTTCACGAATCCCGTCATCGCCTCTTTCCTCGGTTGGTGGCTGCTGGGCGAGACCGTAACGCTCCACCACCTGGCCGCCATGGGCGTCATCCTTGTGGGTGTGGCCCTGGTTCTTCTGGGGCGGAAGAAAACGGGGACGGCTGGTGGCGGAATGCCCCTGGGCAAGTGTCCCGAAGAGGCGGTTGTCCGTCACTGA